A region from the Takifugu rubripes chromosome 22, fTakRub1.2, whole genome shotgun sequence genome encodes:
- the LOC105418705 gene encoding E3 ubiquitin-protein ligase TRIM11-like, translated as MESKLEETLTCSVCQEIFEDPRQLPCGHSMCLGCLENLRDHCTDVPFRCPNCRKYFGPYIGISKSFTLTTIVEDYQEIRRRKGAADRRVCCDCCPDQQNPAVKTCLKCEVSLCGEHVKDHLERPAFADHPLAKPLREISKRKCPVHKEEVARHYCENSRRYVCHLCVQDSNQQNLTKGVSALLKSKLSEHLTHVDERLEMMKHQVRESNQSIKTLQEDMRRERETAKEKAYPPESPANSITVLLLVLWLMVLVYAYDYAVENQALKEAQQHQQNHINHMYSTITEKLVDRPVNSHFPPVTKDKEVLMLDLDTANDYVKISDDLRTAQKVRTRIRYPSRPNRFEEAPQVLSSHCFGTGAHTWEVEVEGYWDVAVSFRGIKHERNSRSAFGNNPHSWSLTHNGSGKLVAYHDGKKTVVPARLQSNRIAVMVDFEKGNITFASVGSTATRLHEFKAKLTQPVCLGLGLYRVDPPSIASIVNAW; from the exons ATGGAGAGCAAGCTGGAGGAGACGCTGACGTGTTCGGTGTGCCAGGAGATCTTCGAGGACCCTCGGCAGCTGCCCTGCGGCCACAGCATGTGCCTGGGCTGCCTGGAAAACCTGAGAGATCACTGCACGGATGTTCCCTTCCGCTGCCCAAACTGCAGGAAATACTTCGGCCCATATATCGGGATCAGCAAGAGCTTCACACTGACCACTATTGTGGAAGACTACCAGGagatcaggaggaggaag GGTGCAGCCGACAGACGCGTCTGCTGCGACTGTTGCCCAGACCAGCAGAACCCGGCGGTGAAGACGTGCTTGAAATGTGAAGTTTCCCTGTGTGGAGAGCACGTCAAGGACCACTTGGAGCGACCGGCGTTCGCCGATCACCCACTGGCGAAACCCCTGAGGGAGATCTCGAAGAGGAAATGCCCCGTGCACAAGGAGGAGGTGGCGAGGCACTACTGTGAAAACTCCAGGCGCTACGTCTGCCACCTGTGCGTCCAGGACAGCAACCAGCAGAACCTGACCAAGGGGGTCTCTGCGCTCCTCAAGAGCAAGCTGTCG gAGCACCTGACACACGTGGACGAGAGACTTGAAATGATGAAGCACCAAGTGAGAGAATCCAACCAGTCAATCAAAACACTGCAAGAGGACATGAGAAGAGAA AGAGAGACGGCCAAAGAGAAAGCGTACCCGCCCGAGTCTCCTGCCAACAGCATCACCGTCCTTCTGCTCGTCCTGTGGCTGATGGTTCTCGTTTACG CCTATGATTACGCTGTGGAAAACCAGGCGCTGAAGGaggcacagcagcatcagcagaatcATATCAACCACATGTATTCCACCATCACAG AAAAGTTGGTCGATCGTCCAGTAAACAGCCACTTTCCACCAGTGACAAAAGATAAAG AGGTGCTCATGCTTGACTTGGACACCGCCAATGATTACGTGAAAATCTCCGATGACCTCCGCACAGCACAGAAAGTGAGAACCAGGATCAGGTATCCCAGCAGACCGAATCGCTTCGAGGAAGCCCCGCAggtcctctcctcccactgctTTGGCACCGGCGCCCACACgtgggaggtggaggtggagggataCTGGGACGTCGCCGTCTCCTTCAGGGGCATCAAACACGAGCGCAATTCCAGGAGCGCCTTCGGGAACAACCCACACTCCTGGAGCCTCACGCACAATGGCAGCGGCAAACTGGTCGCCTACCACGATGGGAAGAAGACGGTCGTCCCTGCGAGGTTGCAGAGCAACCGCATAGCAGTGATGGTTGATTTTGAGAAGGGGAACATCACGTTCGCTTCGGTGGGCTCCACGGCAACGCGGCTGCATGAATTCAAGGCTAAACTGACCCAGCCGGTGTGCCTGGGTCTTGGGCTCTATCGGGTGGATCCCCCCAGCATCGCCTCCATTGTGAATGCTTGGTGA